One part of the Drosophila teissieri strain GT53w chromosome 3R, Prin_Dtei_1.1, whole genome shotgun sequence genome encodes these proteins:
- the LOC122620052 gene encoding pickpocket protein 19 gives MSATAWKPEPCPEDNDDDHGEPKKQKKEEASGWVSTRRYARIPLKILAALVTVYVCMLSSERYFYYWVQTSIERTDMHVSEIDFPAVTIIPIHLRSLQEAKLSEAYNLVQSVIWQTPMSARLTEDNFTEFAYLDSWDMNSWDIYQSLQVNCQHFFIECQWRRQAVNCCDLFTPTKTFNGFAFEFNSLVSSGKVDTWPWSVAASGSHSGLYVKIRRQQGVYTLNTLGVIVHEPTQYLGMSIDYSSEDRIVVPVEPLRFTAELEVRSRPVQMRRCYFANEIPEGSSRSECIYKCHFNYILSKCNCSLELPVKATLDEDNITDAKASNGRRICGVKDLSCFNKHRLSLFSMSNIIEESRDNVFTTVDCGCFPQCDHTQYHTSTYTEKLSTHSTHGAEIEIDVYFQEETLFSYRSVLRFTLIDLMVSFGGIAGLIMGISVLGCFNNILDHFACCRIPQGS, from the exons ATGAGTGCCACCGCCTGGAAGCCAGAGCCCTGCCCCGAGGATAATGATGATGACCACGGGGAGCccaagaagcagaagaaggaggaggcgAGTGGATGGGTCTCGACCAGGCG ATACGCTAGAATTCCCCTTAAAATCCTAGCTGCTCTGGTcactgtgtatgtgtgcatgtTGTCCTCGGAGCGCTACTTCTACTACTGGGTGCAGACCTCCATCGAAAGGACCGATATGCATGTGTCCGAGATCGACTTCCCAGCCGTGACCATCATTCCGATCCATCTTCGCAGCCTGCAAGAAGCGAAGCTCTCCGAGGCCTATAATTTGGTTCAGTCCGTGATCTGGCAAACGCCGATGTCGGCTCGCCTCACGGAGGACAACTTCACGGAGTTCGCCTACTTGGACAGCTGGGACATGAACTCCTGGGACATCTACCAGTCGCTGCAGGTCAACTGCCAGCACTTCTTCATCGAGTGCCAGTGGCGTCGCCAGGCCGTGAACTGTTGCGACCTCTTCACACCCACCAAGACCTTCAATGGCTTCGCCTTCGAGTTCAACTCACTGGTCTCCTCGGGAAAGGTGGACACTTGGCCCTGGTCCGTGGCTGCATCGGGATCCCACAGTGGGCTGTATGTGAAGATCAGGCGGCAGCAAGGTGTGTATACGTTGAACACACTGGGG GTGATAGTGCACGAGCCCACTCAGTACCTGGGCATGAGCATTGACTACTCCTCGGAGGATCGCATTGTGGTGCCGGTGGAACCACTCCGTTTCACTGCCGAGCTGGAGGTCCGTTCCCGTCCTGTGCAAATGCGTCGTTGTTACTTTGCG AATGAAATCCCAGAGGGGAGCTCGCGTTCGGAGTGCATCTACAAGTGCCACTTCAACTACATCTTGAGCAAGTGCAACTGCTCCTTGGAACTGCCTGTGAAGGCCACTTTGGATGAAGACAACATCACGGATGCCAAGGCAAGCAACGGGCGTAGAATCTGCGGTGTCAAGGATCTGTCCTGCTTCAATAAGCACAGAC TGTCCCTCTTCTCCATGAGCAACATCATCGAAGAGTCCCGGGACAACGTGTTCACCACCGTGGACTGCGGCTGCTTTCCCCAGTGTGATCACACCCAGTACCACACGTCGACCTACACGGAGAAGCTGAGCACCCACAGCACCCATGGGGCGGAGATCGAGATAGATGTGTACTTCCAGGAGGAGACCCTATTCTCCTACCGCTCCGTGCTCCGTTTCACCCTGATCGACCTGATGG TTTCCTTTGGAGGAATAGCTGGCCTGATCATGGGCATCTCGGTGCTGGGTTGCTTCAACAACATCTTGGATCACTTCGCCTGTTGTCGCATACCACAAGGTTCCTAG
- the LOC122620051 gene encoding pickpocket protein 19 isoform X1 — protein sequence MFYPLELPRVRRPLYRDYGGKSGLIQTQQDARKGRRLGKLWHFMLPYLKDYAAESSVHGIRYLADPKMRNLWYIRVIWLLILVATSIGAIVVYVDLNELYQTVRIQTTIKNTMLPIFRIPFPSIGFCPRNRLNWRALENEAVHHFLGANVSAAQKDVFVKFFTAAGDPHLSRLNEMSNFFMNKTLTDELHMLDHLDLREVYKFIQFKCQDLFHICRWRGNEVNCCEVIEYQFTEAGLCFVFNTEISPASRQKAKEDKYYPLRTPHYGEGTGLDVFIRLNRSYIRPGKRGINVMIKQPQQWSDVVRHVPHEAHTRISITPRFTVTDERTRAVTPEVRRCIFGDEVDNPQYKNFPDFQYWVGNCRSRCHQEHVINLCKCSPSIFFPVSDKDNFTTCKASDFKCLYDNRVTFSIERHPEEDDFVRNPFKESMICDCFTSCTQLVFDRVYTTTTLDNNETDTEAGTMRLDIFFQSGWFIQYQTVMRFTFVELLASFGGIIGLFLGASLLSAFELAYYFSIGLYLYIRDKRKLKKPEPHVVTIPFGQRKITPIKF from the exons ATGTTCTATCCACTGGAACTGCCCAGAGTGCGTCGTCCACTTTACAGGGATTACGGCGGCAAATCGGGACTCATTCAGACGCAGCAGGATGCCAGGAAGGGCAGGCGATTGGGTAAACTGTGGCACTTCATGCTGCCATATCTCAAGGACTACGCAGCGGAGTCCTCCGTGCACGGCATACGATATCTGGCCGATCCCAAGATGAGGAA TTTGTGGTACATCAGAGTGATTTGGCTGCTGATCTTGGTGGCCACCAGCATAGGTGCCATAGTGGTTTACGTGGACCTCAACGAACTGTACCAAACGGTGCGCATACAGACCACCATTAAGAACACGATGCTCCCGATTTTCCGCATACCATTTCCCTCGATTGGGTTCTGTCCAAGGAACCGCCTGAACTGGAGGGCACTGGAGAACGAGGCAGTTCATCACTTCCTGGGCGCCAACGTGTCTGCTGCCCAGAAGGACGTCTTCGTAAAGTTCTTCACTGCGGCAGGCGATCCACACTTGTCGCGCCTGAATGAAATGTCCAACTTCTTTATGAATAAAACTCTGACTGATGAGCTCCACATGCTAGACCATCTCGACCTTCGCGAGGTGTACAAGTTCATCCAGTTTAAGTGCCAGGACTTGTTTCACATCTGCCGCTGGCGGGGAAACGAAGTGAACTGTTGCGAGGTCATTGAATATCAGTTCACAGAGGCCGGCTTGTGTTTCGTCTTCAACACGGAGATCAGTCCGGCATCGCGACAAAAAGCT AAGGAGGACAAATACTATCCCCTGCGCACGCCGCATTATGGCGAGGGCACTGGCCTGGATGTCTTCATACGCCTCAACAGATCCTACATTCGTCCTGGCAAGCGGGGCATCAACGTGATGATCAAGCAGCCGCAGCAGTGGAGCGACGTGGTGCGCCATGTGCCACATGAAGCCCACACCAGGATCAGCATAACTCCGCGATTCACAGTGACGGATGAACGAACCCGGGCGGTGACGCCGGAGGTCAGGAGATGCATCTTTGGCGATGAGGTCGACAATCCGCAGTACAAGAATTTTCCGGACTTCCAGTACTGGGTGGGGAACTGCCGCAGCAGGTGCCATCAGGAACATGTCATCAATCTGTGCAAGTGCTCTCCCTCCATCTTTTTTCCCGTCTCTGATAAAG ATAACTTTACTACTTGCAAAGCCTCGGACTTCAAGTGCCTCTACGACAACAGAG TTACCTTCAGCATTGAACGGCATCCCGAGGAGGACGACTTTGTCAGGAACCCCTTCAAGGAGAGCATGATCTGTGACTGCTTCACCAGCTGCACTCAGCTGGTTTTCGACCGCGTTTACACCACCACCACTCTGGA CAATAATGAAACGGACACTGAGGCGGGTACAATGCGCCTGGATATTTTCTTCCAGTCCGGCTGGTTTATCCAGTACCAAACCGTCATGAGATTTACCTTTGTGGAACTACTGG CTAGCTTTGGTGGCATAATCGGCCTGTTTTTAGGCGCCTCCTTACTGAGCGCCTTTGAATTGGCCTACTACTTCTCAATTGGGCTCTACTTGTACATTCGTGACAAGAGAAAATTAAAGAAGCCGGAACCTCACGTTGTAACTATTCCATTTGGCCAGCGAAAGATAACACCCATTAAGTTTTga
- the LOC122618819 gene encoding general odorant-binding protein 99a, which yields MKVFVAICVLIGLVSASADYVVKNRNDMLEYRDKCVKELAVPADLVEKYQKWEYPNDEKTQCYIKCVFTKWGLFDVASGFNVENIHQQLVGNHADHNEAFHASLAACVDKNEQGSPECEWAYRGATCLLKENLAQIQKSLAPKA from the exons ATGAAGGTTTTCGTTGCCATTTGCGTGCTGATTGGACTG GTCTCCGCCTCCGCCGACTATGTGGTGAAGAACCGGAACGACATGCTTGAGTACCGGGATAAGTGCGTCAAGGAGCTGGCCGTGCCCGCGGATCTGGTGGAGAAGTACCAGAAGTGGGAGTACCCCAACGACGAGAAGACCCAGTGCTACATCAAGTGCGTCTTCACCAAGTGGGGCCTGTTCGACGTCGCCAGCGGCTTCAACGTGGAGAACATCCACCAGCAGCTGGTGGGCAACCACGCCGACCACAACGAGGCCTTCCACGCCTCCTTGGCCGCCTGCGTGGACAAGAACGAGCAGGGATCCCCCGAGTGTGAGTGGGCCTACCGCGGAGCCACCTGCCTGCTGAAGGAGAACCTGGCCCAGATCCAGAAGAGCCTGGCCCCCAAGGCCTAG
- the LOC122618818 gene encoding mitotic checkpoint protein BUB3, whose translation MRPPEFKLNNPPEDLISAVKFGPKSNQYMAASSWDGTLRFYDVPANQLRQKFLQDAPILDCAFMDIVHVVSGSLDNQLRLFDVNTQAESIVGAHEEPIRCVEHAEYVNGILTGSWDNTVKLWDMREKRCVGTFEQNNGKVYSMSVIDEKIVVATSDRKVLIWDLRKMDSYIMKRESSLKYQTRCIRLFPNKEGYVMSSIEGRVAVEYLDHDPEVQRRKFAFKCHRNREQDIEQIYPVNALSFHNVYQTFATGGSDGIVNIWDGFNKKRLCQFHEYDTSISTLNFSSDGSALAIGCSYLDQLPETPATVPHPAIYIRYPTDQETKQK comes from the exons ATGCGTCCCCCAGAGTTCAAGCTTAACAATCCGCCGGAGGACCTCATCTCCGCCGTGAAATTTGGGCCCAAATCGAATCAGTACATGGCGGCGTCTTCTTGGGATGGAACACTTCGGTTCTACGATGTGCCGGCAAACCAGCTGCGCCAGAAATTCCTGCAGGATGCCCCCATTCTGGACTGTGCCTTCATG GATATAGTGCACGTGGTCAGTGGCTCGCTGGACAACCAGTTGCGTCTCTTTGATGTCAACACCCAGGCGGAAAGCATAGTTGGTGCCCACGAGGAGCCCATCAGATGCGTGGAGCACGCCGAGTACGTCAATGGCATCCTCACGGGTAGCTGGGACAATACCGTAAAGCTGTGGGACATGCGGGAGAAGCGCTGCGTGGGAACCTTCGAGCAGAACAACGGAAAGGTGTACTCCATGTCCGTGATCGACGAGAAGATCGTGGTGGCCACCTCCGACCGCAAGGTGCTCATCTGGGACCTGCGCAAGATGGACAGCTACATCATGAAGCGGGAGTCCTCGCTTAAGTATCAGACCCGCTGCATTCGCCTATTCCCCAACAAAGAGGGCTACGTGATGTCCTCCATCGAGGGACGCGTGGCAGTGGAGTACCTGGATCACGACCCTGAGGTGCAGCGTCGCAAGTTCGCTTTCAAGTGCCACCGAAATAGGGAGCAAGACATCGAACAGATCTACCCCGTGAATGCCTTGAGTTTCCATAATGTCTACCAGACATTCGCCACCGGCGGATCCGATGGCATTGTGAACATTTGGGATGGCTTCAACAAGAAGCGCCTTTGCCAGTTCCACGAATATGATACCTCCATATCCACGCTCAACTTCAGCTCCGATGGCAGTGCCCTGGCCATCGGCTGCTCCTACTTGGACCAACTGCCAGAGACTCCGGCTACCGTGCCACATCCGGCCATCTATATACGCTATCCCACGGACCAGGAAACCAAGCAGAAATAA
- the LOC122620053 gene encoding pickpocket protein 19 has translation MARADKSEKPQEAAEKCLGELLKVHFRSYCEKSTIHCVRYLYDSHLHNLERIIWCVLLIISIALSYFFYLLLSERFVSQKLQTVVHDPQFPVFLVPFPAVGICTDNRINWQKLEAAKEQFLPANASVELVESFTVLVSRLETLRFGSFLSSLAQLEDDNLEAVTFVNLTELALFLTLKCEDIMVQKSCLWRSSSFNCCEYFVMEKTEFGFCLVFNSEISPRSKAIKQREGHHFYPRHNAKAGQSTGLNFDLLLNESFRRPDSQANNNVYVMIKKTDQLSNVVYSMTQNTETYVTVRPDLTWTDNTTRSIPPERRNCLFADEQGELDSNDSAKKYGKPFQLTNCLNRCHESYLIQFCNCSLPIFFLNNKRVPECDAVSLRCLARHNDIFSYDKRRDEDALFSATKLGMTCSCLVDCYLLDYYTATTTLPLSAYKLPKDPQQTLFRVDVHYQVETTPLYRTSLEFTIIDLIANLGGIFGLCLGASMVSAFELIYYLTVGLAVHLYDNEYYGVLLKHLKVKWASFRGYLRNEESHLAEIPAAHKDANESQFRHPFKYRKNVW, from the exons ATGGCCAGGGCAGATAAGTCGGAAAAGCCGCAGGAGGCAGCTGAGAAGTGCCTCGGGGAGCTGCTAAAGGTCCACTTTCGGAGCTACTGCGAAAAGTCCACCATTCACTGCGTTCGCTACCTGTACGATTCACACCTGCATAATCTGGAGAG AATCATCTGGTGCGTGCTGCTCATCATCAGCATCGCACTGTCCTACTTCTTCTACCTGCTGCTCTCCGAGCGTTTCGTTTCCCAGAAGCTGCAGACGGTGGTCCACGATCCGCAGTTCCCCGTATTCCTGGTGCCATTTCCGGCCGTGGGAATCTGCACGGACAACCGCATCAACTGGCAGAAGCTGGAGGCGGCCAAGGAGCAGTTCCTGCCGGCGAATGCCAGCGTGGAATTGGTCGAAAGTTTCACCGTCCTGGTTTCCCGCCTGGAAACCCTGCGCTTTGGCAGCTTCCTTTCGAGCTTGGCCCAGCTGGAGGACGATAATCTGGAGGCGGTGACTTTTGTGAACCTAACTGAGCTGGCCCTTTTTCTGACGCTTAAATGCGAGGATATCATGGTGCAGAAATCCTGCCTGTGGCGCAGTTCCTCCTTCAATTGCTGCGAATACTTCGTCATGGAGAAGACGGAGTTTggattttgtttggttttcaattCGGAGATTTCGCCACGCTCCAAGGCAATTAAACAGAGGGAGGGTCATCACTTCTATCCGCGGCACAATGCCAAAGCAGGACAAAGTACGGGCTTGAATTTTGACTTACTCTTGAACGAGAGCTTCAGGCGACCCGATTCGCAGGCGAATAATAATGTCTAC GTAATGATTAAAAAGACCGACCAACTGAGCAATGTCGTGTACTCGATGACCCAAAACACGGAGACCTACGTGACTGTCCGTCCGGATCTCACCTGGACGGACAACACCACGCGCAGCATTCCGCCGGAGCGCAGGAACTGCCTCTTTGCGGACGAGCAGGGCGAGCTGGACTCCAATGACTCGGCCAAGAAGTACGGGAAACCCTTTCAGCTCACCAACTGCCTCAACAGATGCCACGAGTCCTACCTGATCCAGTTCTGCAACTGCTCCCTGCCCATTTTCTTCCTGAATAACAAAAGGG tTCCCGAATGCGATGCAGTCAGCCTGCGCTGCCTGGCTCGTCACAATG ACATTTTCAGCTACGACAAGCGAAGGGACGAGGATGCCCTGTTCAGTGCCACCAAGCTGGGCATGACCTGTTCCTGCTTGGTGGACTGCTACCTGCTCGACTACTACACAGCCACCACCACGCTGCCTTTGTCCGCTTATAAACT ACCCAAGGATCCGCAGCAGACACTCTTCAGGGTGGATGTGCACTACCAAGTGGAGACCACACCTTTGTACCGCACCAGCCTGGAGTTCACCATCATCGATTTGATTG CCAATCTGGGTGGAATCTTTGGACTCTGCTTGGGGGCTTCTATGGTGAGTGCCTTCGAACTGATTTACTATCTTACTGTGGGCCTTGCAGTGCATCTATATGACAACGAGTACTATGGGGTCTTGCTCAAGCACCTGAAGGTCAAGTGGGCCAGTTTCAGGGGCTACCTCAGGAACGAAGAAAGTCATCTGGCGGAGATTCCTGCTGCCCACAAGGATGCCAATGAAAGCCAATTCAGGCATCCCTTTAAGTACAGAAAAAATGTGTGGTAA
- the LOC122620051 gene encoding pickpocket protein 19 isoform X2, whose amino-acid sequence MFYPLELPRVRRPLYRDYGGKSGLIQTQQDARKGRRLGKLWHFMLPYLKDYAAESSVHGIRYLADPKMRKFERVIWLLILVATSIGAIVVYVDLNELYQTVRIQTTIKNTMLPIFRIPFPSIGFCPRNRLNWRALENEAVHHFLGANVSAAQKDVFVKFFTAAGDPHLSRLNEMSNFFMNKTLTDELHMLDHLDLREVYKFIQFKCQDLFHICRWRGNEVNCCEVIEYQFTEAGLCFVFNTEISPASRQKAKEDKYYPLRTPHYGEGTGLDVFIRLNRSYIRPGKRGINVMIKQPQQWSDVVRHVPHEAHTRISITPRFTVTDERTRAVTPEVRRCIFGDEVDNPQYKNFPDFQYWVGNCRSRCHQEHVINLCKCSPSIFFPVSDKDNFTTCKASDFKCLYDNRVTFSIERHPEEDDFVRNPFKESMICDCFTSCTQLVFDRVYTTTTLDNNETDTEAGTMRLDIFFQSGWFIQYQTVMRFTFVELLASFGGIIGLFLGASLLSAFELAYYFSIGLYLYIRDKRKLKKPEPHVVTIPFGQRKITPIKF is encoded by the exons ATGTTCTATCCACTGGAACTGCCCAGAGTGCGTCGTCCACTTTACAGGGATTACGGCGGCAAATCGGGACTCATTCAGACGCAGCAGGATGCCAGGAAGGGCAGGCGATTGGGTAAACTGTGGCACTTCATGCTGCCATATCTCAAGGACTACGCAGCGGAGTCCTCCGTGCACGGCATACGATATCTGGCCGATCCCAAGATGAGGAAGTTCGAGCG AGTGATTTGGCTGCTGATCTTGGTGGCCACCAGCATAGGTGCCATAGTGGTTTACGTGGACCTCAACGAACTGTACCAAACGGTGCGCATACAGACCACCATTAAGAACACGATGCTCCCGATTTTCCGCATACCATTTCCCTCGATTGGGTTCTGTCCAAGGAACCGCCTGAACTGGAGGGCACTGGAGAACGAGGCAGTTCATCACTTCCTGGGCGCCAACGTGTCTGCTGCCCAGAAGGACGTCTTCGTAAAGTTCTTCACTGCGGCAGGCGATCCACACTTGTCGCGCCTGAATGAAATGTCCAACTTCTTTATGAATAAAACTCTGACTGATGAGCTCCACATGCTAGACCATCTCGACCTTCGCGAGGTGTACAAGTTCATCCAGTTTAAGTGCCAGGACTTGTTTCACATCTGCCGCTGGCGGGGAAACGAAGTGAACTGTTGCGAGGTCATTGAATATCAGTTCACAGAGGCCGGCTTGTGTTTCGTCTTCAACACGGAGATCAGTCCGGCATCGCGACAAAAAGCT AAGGAGGACAAATACTATCCCCTGCGCACGCCGCATTATGGCGAGGGCACTGGCCTGGATGTCTTCATACGCCTCAACAGATCCTACATTCGTCCTGGCAAGCGGGGCATCAACGTGATGATCAAGCAGCCGCAGCAGTGGAGCGACGTGGTGCGCCATGTGCCACATGAAGCCCACACCAGGATCAGCATAACTCCGCGATTCACAGTGACGGATGAACGAACCCGGGCGGTGACGCCGGAGGTCAGGAGATGCATCTTTGGCGATGAGGTCGACAATCCGCAGTACAAGAATTTTCCGGACTTCCAGTACTGGGTGGGGAACTGCCGCAGCAGGTGCCATCAGGAACATGTCATCAATCTGTGCAAGTGCTCTCCCTCCATCTTTTTTCCCGTCTCTGATAAAG ATAACTTTACTACTTGCAAAGCCTCGGACTTCAAGTGCCTCTACGACAACAGAG TTACCTTCAGCATTGAACGGCATCCCGAGGAGGACGACTTTGTCAGGAACCCCTTCAAGGAGAGCATGATCTGTGACTGCTTCACCAGCTGCACTCAGCTGGTTTTCGACCGCGTTTACACCACCACCACTCTGGA CAATAATGAAACGGACACTGAGGCGGGTACAATGCGCCTGGATATTTTCTTCCAGTCCGGCTGGTTTATCCAGTACCAAACCGTCATGAGATTTACCTTTGTGGAACTACTGG CTAGCTTTGGTGGCATAATCGGCCTGTTTTTAGGCGCCTCCTTACTGAGCGCCTTTGAATTGGCCTACTACTTCTCAATTGGGCTCTACTTGTACATTCGTGACAAGAGAAAATTAAAGAAGCCGGAACCTCACGTTGTAACTATTCCATTTGGCCAGCGAAAGATAACACCCATTAAGTTTTga
- the LOC122618817 gene encoding pickpocket protein 19, which translates to MLLYTKELVAPRPRQGLLRFRNQPPGIKFRERLRRSFAHSTIPGMQHVFGERHLWQRCLWLTIVLGAVITGFSLYTVLRHRHSEQLLVSLIETTQLPVYHIDFPAVAVCPWSHFNWQRAASALHRFLPRHPDAELRETFRQLLASLDIMNFSNFNRIRILANRNLTGISYLKLTDVMNYMTYRCDELFVADSCVFNETPYDCCQLFVREQTVKGQCLVFNSMISEHSQKKHLTNKFYPYKLSTAGEESGLKFTINASFSFMNNNSTHIPFGMNLMIKEPRQWSNEIIYHLYPDTENFVAVHPMVVETSPNTYKMSPKRRRCYFDNERNPGFQNTTLTYNRENCLAVCLHLVVWKTCQCSLPATLPPIEGVPECGIKDAKCLGYNSDIFTYVKVGEQEKYINDSRQGHFCDCPDNCNSRQYKMSLNVRKLNYPKNSTERLIKAQVYYGQRVMTKIITKLKYTNIDLLANFGGIIGLYIGASVMSFIEFSFVLGKLLWVFFKDARLKLKEYTK; encoded by the exons ATGTTGCTGTACACCAAGGAACTCGTGGCTCCGCGGCCGAGACAGGGACTTCTCCGCTTCAGGAACCAGCCACCTGGCATTAAGTTCCGGGAAAGACTGCGCCGCTCCTTCGCCCACTCCACCATCCCTGGGATGCAGCACGTCTTTGGGGAGCGGCATCTCTGGCAGCGCTGCCTGTGGCTCACCATCGTCCTGGGAGCGGTGATCACCGGATTCAGTCTGTACACCGTGCTGAGGCACCGCCACAGCGAGCAGCTCCTGGTCAGCCTGATAGAGACCACCCAGTTGCCAGTGTACCACATCGACTTTCCAGCTGTGGCCGTTTGCCCGTGGAGTCATTTCAACTGGCAGAGGGCTGCGTCTGCATTGCACCGCTTTCTGCCACGCCATCCGGATGCCGAGCTCCGGGAAACATTTCGGCAACTACTCGCCAGTCTGGATATCATGAACTTCTCCAACTTCAACAGGATTAGGATTCTTGCCAATCGAAATCTGACAGGGATAAGCTATCTGAAGCTGACGGACGTGATGAACTACATGACCTATCGTTGCGATGAACTCTTTGTCGCCGATTCCTGCGTCTTTAACGAGACTCCCTACGATTGCTGCCAGCTTTTTGTGCGGGAGCAGACGGTGAAGGGCCAGTGCTTGGTCTTCAACTCCATGATCTCGGAACACTCCCAGAAAAAGCACCTGACCAACAAGTTCTATCCCTACAAGCTGAGCACCGCTGGCGAGGAATCGGGCCTCAAGTTCACGATCAATGCGAGCTTCTCCTTTATGAACAACAATAGCACTCACATTCCATTTGGAATGAAT CTTATGATCAAGGAGCCACGTCAATGGTCCAATGAAATAATCTACCACCTGTATCCGGATACGGAGAACTTCGTTGCTGTGCATCCGATGGTCGTGGAAACCTCCCCGAATACTTATAAAATGAGTCCCAAAAGAAGACGTTGCTACtttgat AACGAAAGGAACCCTGGCTTCCAGAACACAACGTTGACTTATAATCGGGAAAACTGCCTGGCGGTGTGCCTCCACTTGGTGGTATGGAAGACCTGCCAGTGCTCCCTGCCAGCTACTCTCCCTCCCATTG AGGGAGTTCCGGAATGCGGAATTAAGGATGCAAAATGCTTAGGCTATAATTCCGATATATTCACCTACGTAAAGGTCGGTGAACAGGAGAAATACATTAACGACTCACGACAAGGTCACTTTTGTGATTGCCCAGATAATTGCAATTCACGGCAGTACAAAATGTCGCTTAATGTGCGCAAATTGAATTA CCCAAAGAACTCCACAGAACGATTGATAAAAGCCCAGGTTTATTATGGCCAGCGCGTCATGACCAAAATCATTACGAAGCTGAAGTACACCAATATAGATTTACTGGCCAACTTTGGCGGCATCATAGGTCTCTATATAGGGGCCTCCGTCATGAGTTTTATagaattttcatttgtgcTGGGAAAGCTGTTGTGGGTCTTCTTCAAAGATGCGCGCTTGAAATTAAAAGAGTATACTAAGTAG